A genomic segment from Schistocerca piceifrons isolate TAMUIC-IGC-003096 chromosome 4, iqSchPice1.1, whole genome shotgun sequence encodes:
- the LOC124794782 gene encoding M-phase inducer phosphatase-like isoform X2 codes for MMRESSPECCEIGDCCRLMKNVMKLPDAAFGNYSTGNLPVYNSKSRGLCRRISLQPLSLNHDDRNKPSGAGNKENGSPNKDRTSQHSQLSFGSPSKPSVSPSKFAVVRQASSGSLRPRQPLEDYDANSQDSGCCTAPVEKDVAEAFRFTEPLGTAPRRLLVEQSPRKDLFISPMKSARGALFHSFSSSSGSESIDDGFMELLECEKLDEDAQLPSGMNTLLSGALKEVNRRSPLKEKGNSPQTSPFKITLRPPEQKYFGRSLSYCGQQKVRNSLFSSPGSNSSSPCVSPTVEAIRAFKRPEPPCGIISPLEIKRHKSNTCMSIAENEAVTHTAVKGTLFSYGFERHSVKIQRSFSETEATIKRALQKASQEPDLIGDFTKPFILPLMDGRHQDLKSISPETLASLIRGQYKDSVASYTIVDCRYPYEYDGGHIQGARNLYTKDQIWKEFVDIQRPSNRSSNGDDQYVSSDEKRNILIFHCEFSSERGPNMTRFLRNCDRTRNKDIYPALNYPEIYLLDGGYKNFFENHSDLCEPRAYQPMRDPKFESDLRLFRSKSKSWSGDNKNRQTLRSNLKRLGL; via the exons ATGATGAGGGAATCTTCACCGGAATGCTGCGAGATCGGCGATTGTTGCAG GTTAATGAAAAACGTGATGAAACTACCAGACGCAGCGTTCGGCAATTACTCGACCGGCAATCTTCCTGTGTACAACAGCAAATCGCGCGGGTTATGCCGCAGGATAAGTCTTCAGCCTTTATCCCTTAACCACGATGACAGAAACAAGCCTTCTGGCGCAGGAAACAAGGAGAACGGGTCACCAAATAAAGATCGCACGAGTCAACATTCGCAGCTTTCGTTTGGAAGCCCGTCGAAGCCATCAGTCAGCCCGTCAAAG TTTGCAGTGGTTAGACAGGCTAGCAGTGGTAGTCTGAGACCTCGCCAGCCACTAGAAGACTATGATGCAAATTCTCAGGATAGTGGTTGCTGTACAGCACCTGTTGAAAAGGATGTTGCTGAAGCCTTCAG ATTCACTGAACCACTTGGAACTGCTCCTCGCCGTTTACTTGTGGAACAGTCACCGCGGAAAGATTTATTCATTTCTCCAATGAAATCTGCAAGAGGTGCTCTTTTCCATAGTTTCTCATCTAGTTCTGGAAGTGAATCAATTGATGATGGTTTTATGGAGCTCCTTGAATGCGAAAAGCTG GATGAAGATGCTCAGCTTCCTTCAGGAATGAACACACTACTTTCAGGTGCACTGAAGGAAGTTAACAGAAGAAGTCCATTAAAGGAGAAAGGGAACAGTCCACAAACTTCACCATTCAAAATCACATTGAGGCCACCAGAGCAAAAATACTTTGGCAGAAGCTTGTCTTACTGTGGTCAGCAAAAG GTCCGTAATTCCTTATTTTCATCACCGGGAAGTAACTCCTCAAGCCCTTGTGTCTCTCCAACTGTTGAAGCTATTAGAGCATTTAAACGACCCGAGCCCCCTTGTGGAATTATTAGTCCACTTGAAATAAAAAGACACAAGTCAAACACATGCATGTCTATTGCAGAGAATGAAGCTGTTACACATACAGCAGTGAAAGGCACACTTTTTAGTTATGGATTTGAGAGACACTCAGTCAAAATACAGCGGAGTTTTTCAGAAACTGAAGCTACTATAAAGCGTGCCTTACAGAAAG CATCGCAGGAGCCTGATCTCATTGGTGACTTCACAAAGCCATTCATATTACCATTAATGGATGGCCGCCATCAGGATTTGAAGTCAATTTCACCAGAAactttagcttcactgatcaggggGCAATACAAAGATTCTGTAGCATCGTACACAATTGTGGATTGTCG GTATCCATACGAGTATGATGGAGGACACATACAGGGTGCTAGAAACTTGTATACGAAAGACCAGATATGGAAGGAATTTGTTGACATTCAAAGACCTTCCAACCGCAGCTCCAATGGAGATGATCAATATGTATCTTCCGATGAAAAACGAAATATACTGATCTTCCACTGTGAATTTTCATCAGAAAGGGGACCTAATAT GACAAGATTTCTGCGCAACTGTGATAGAACAAGGAATAAAGACATTTATCCAGCACTGAATTATCCGGAGATCTATTTGCTGGATGGCGGTTATAAAAACTTCTTCGAAAACCATAGTGACTTATGTGAACCTCGTGCTTATCAACCAATGCGTGATCCAAAATTTGAGTCTGATTTAAGATTATTCCGGTCCAAATCGAAATCTTGGAGTGGTGACAACAAGAATCGGCAAACACTTCGTAGCAATTTAAAAAGGCTTGGTCTTTGA
- the LOC124794782 gene encoding M-phase inducer phosphatase-like isoform X3 has protein sequence MLMKNVMKLPDAAFGNYSTGNLPVYNSKSRGLCRRISLQPLSLNHDDRNKPSGAGNKENGSPNKDRTSQHSQLSFGSPSKPSVSPSKFAVVRQASSGSLRPRQPLEDYDANSQDSGCCTAPVEKDVAEAFRFTEPLGTAPRRLLVEQSPRKDLFISPMKSARGALFHSFSSSSGSESIDDGFMELLECEKLDEDAQLPSGMNTLLSGALKEVNRRSPLKEKGNSPQTSPFKITLRPPEQKYFGRSLSYCGQQKVRNSLFSSPGSNSSSPCVSPTVEAIRAFKRPEPPCGIISPLEIKRHKSNTCMSIAENEAVTHTAVKGTLFSYGFERHSVKIQRSFSETEATIKRALQKASQEPDLIGDFTKPFILPLMDGRHQDLKSISPETLASLIRGQYKDSVASYTIVDCRYPYEYDGGHIQGARNLYTKDQIWKEFVDIQRPSNRSSNGDDQYVSSDEKRNILIFHCEFSSERGPNMTRFLRNCDRTRNKDIYPALNYPEIYLLDGGYKNFFENHSDLCEPRAYQPMRDPKFESDLRLFRSKSKSWSGDNKNRQTLRSNLKRLGL, from the exons GTTAATGAAAAACGTGATGAAACTACCAGACGCAGCGTTCGGCAATTACTCGACCGGCAATCTTCCTGTGTACAACAGCAAATCGCGCGGGTTATGCCGCAGGATAAGTCTTCAGCCTTTATCCCTTAACCACGATGACAGAAACAAGCCTTCTGGCGCAGGAAACAAGGAGAACGGGTCACCAAATAAAGATCGCACGAGTCAACATTCGCAGCTTTCGTTTGGAAGCCCGTCGAAGCCATCAGTCAGCCCGTCAAAG TTTGCAGTGGTTAGACAGGCTAGCAGTGGTAGTCTGAGACCTCGCCAGCCACTAGAAGACTATGATGCAAATTCTCAGGATAGTGGTTGCTGTACAGCACCTGTTGAAAAGGATGTTGCTGAAGCCTTCAG ATTCACTGAACCACTTGGAACTGCTCCTCGCCGTTTACTTGTGGAACAGTCACCGCGGAAAGATTTATTCATTTCTCCAATGAAATCTGCAAGAGGTGCTCTTTTCCATAGTTTCTCATCTAGTTCTGGAAGTGAATCAATTGATGATGGTTTTATGGAGCTCCTTGAATGCGAAAAGCTG GATGAAGATGCTCAGCTTCCTTCAGGAATGAACACACTACTTTCAGGTGCACTGAAGGAAGTTAACAGAAGAAGTCCATTAAAGGAGAAAGGGAACAGTCCACAAACTTCACCATTCAAAATCACATTGAGGCCACCAGAGCAAAAATACTTTGGCAGAAGCTTGTCTTACTGTGGTCAGCAAAAG GTCCGTAATTCCTTATTTTCATCACCGGGAAGTAACTCCTCAAGCCCTTGTGTCTCTCCAACTGTTGAAGCTATTAGAGCATTTAAACGACCCGAGCCCCCTTGTGGAATTATTAGTCCACTTGAAATAAAAAGACACAAGTCAAACACATGCATGTCTATTGCAGAGAATGAAGCTGTTACACATACAGCAGTGAAAGGCACACTTTTTAGTTATGGATTTGAGAGACACTCAGTCAAAATACAGCGGAGTTTTTCAGAAACTGAAGCTACTATAAAGCGTGCCTTACAGAAAG CATCGCAGGAGCCTGATCTCATTGGTGACTTCACAAAGCCATTCATATTACCATTAATGGATGGCCGCCATCAGGATTTGAAGTCAATTTCACCAGAAactttagcttcactgatcaggggGCAATACAAAGATTCTGTAGCATCGTACACAATTGTGGATTGTCG GTATCCATACGAGTATGATGGAGGACACATACAGGGTGCTAGAAACTTGTATACGAAAGACCAGATATGGAAGGAATTTGTTGACATTCAAAGACCTTCCAACCGCAGCTCCAATGGAGATGATCAATATGTATCTTCCGATGAAAAACGAAATATACTGATCTTCCACTGTGAATTTTCATCAGAAAGGGGACCTAATAT GACAAGATTTCTGCGCAACTGTGATAGAACAAGGAATAAAGACATTTATCCAGCACTGAATTATCCGGAGATCTATTTGCTGGATGGCGGTTATAAAAACTTCTTCGAAAACCATAGTGACTTATGTGAACCTCGTGCTTATCAACCAATGCGTGATCCAAAATTTGAGTCTGATTTAAGATTATTCCGGTCCAAATCGAAATCTTGGAGTGGTGACAACAAGAATCGGCAAACACTTCGTAGCAATTTAAAAAGGCTTGGTCTTTGA